The following coding sequences lie in one Nakaseomyces glabratus chromosome K, complete sequence genomic window:
- the DIA2 gene encoding DNA-binding SCF ubiquitin ligase subunit DIA2 (CAGL0K05599g~Ortholog(s) have DNA replication origin binding, ubiquitin-protein transferase activity), with protein sequence MPDEEILNKAIELGTTYFKSEDYRKARSLFEKALKLVDSYSKDEIKKLRGEIYHVDELPDELYKRVKCERIITHPKHVKILDNLSACWEKQNILDNALKLSHKMVKLEPFNIKTYIRKGRILMKLTKYRDAYHNFKEGLTRIQYASQKYELIPSRKLMKYCEQQKNIVRDMFLNKSKSLDLAGTNEKKRKLIDPILEQVQLKKQKESDAEEYFNIKEIDFIEKLPIELTLKILRKIRPRQLAELMLVCRKWREVILQAPALFDEFLFQNITLRQMIKFNAFIMKLSKINFYISGSNILHFKTLKISPKSPSEEFKITKILLESSSEIIRCNRLIMAIPNTTTSHIAKMIPKSNEFTKSIRELSLMCTLRADKNYELDILESFEYLTRLEIMFHNSLVPLSSSNEEVTGVGTQNAHWTRTLKYFSVICDTRKVPTFPFKNILQNKNFPSLKKLCISGVTMSLQADQFDWLTNTPALNELWLENNNNAKLSHFFSTIRDIHIWDDLKRLTFRENRNYDKVSLEANNRSYCYLSNLRSLETLDLMGGSITGLGLTRLFSYFMDCKITKLNLGDCMNIQFTLLPPSHAMETALQPSFLLSSLPNLNNLQLPKMATLDDDAITLFSKFAHLMSSMDILDISFNPSVTGVSVYSFLKNLNTYREKALGLLNIDNCNNISHITVGTILAQGFVNKVSCVYEREHWHNFGSNSFRYMG encoded by the coding sequence atGCCTGATGAAGAGATTCTAAACAAAGCCATCGAGCTTGGTACAACCTATTTCAAAAGTGAAGATTATAGAAAAGCAAGAAGTTTATTCGAAAAGGCCCTAAAACTAGTTGATTCATACTCAAAAGACGAGATAAAGAAGCTCCGAGGAGAAATTTATCATGTTGATGAACTTCCAGATGAGCTGTATAAGAGAGTCAAATGTGAAAGGATTATAACACATCCTAAGCATGTAAAAATACTGGATAACTTATCGGCATGTTgggaaaaacaaaatatactgGATAACGCGTTGAAGTTGTCCCATAAAATGGTTAAGCTTGAGCCATTCAACATAAAAACGTATATTAGAAAAGGCCGAATATTAATGAAGTTGACTAAATATAGAGATGCCTATcataatttcaaagaagGTCTCACCAGAATACAATATGCATCACAAAAGTATGAACTTATACCAAGTAGAAAACTAATGAAATATTGTGAAcaacaaaagaatattgttAGGGATATGTTCCTAAATAAAAGTAAATCGTTAGACTTGGCAGGGACGAACGAAAAGAAACGTAAGCTGATAGACCCCATACTGGAACAAGTACAGTTGAAAAAACAGAAAGAGTCTGACGCTGAAGAGTACTTTAATATAAAAGAGATTGATTTCATTGAGAAGCTGCCTATTGAACTTACCCTGAAGATTCTCAGGAAAATTCGGCCAAGACAGTTGGCAGAATTAATGCTCGTGTGTCGAAAATGGAGAGAAGTAATATTACAAGCGCCAGCATTATTTGATGAGTtcttatttcaaaatattacaTTACGCCAAATGATTAAGTTTAATGCTTTTATTATGAAGTTGAGCAAGattaatttttatattagtggatctaatattttgcattttaAAACTCTCAAAATTTCACCAAAATCACCCTCGGAGGAGTTTAAAATcaccaaaatattattagaGAGTTCTTCAGAGATAATTAGATGCAACAGACTAATCATGGCAATACCTAATACAACAACTTCACATATTGCAAAAATGATACCCAAAAGTAACGAGTTCACGAAATCTATTAGGGAGCTCTCATTAATGTGTACACTCAGGGCGGATAAAAATTATGAACTAGATATTTTAGAAAGCTTTGAATACCTTACAAGGCTTGAGATTATGTTTCATAATTCTTTGGTACCTCTGAGCAGTTCCAATGAAGAAGTAACTGGTGTTGGCACCCAAAATGCTCATTGGACTAGAACCCTCAAATACTTTAGTGTAATTTGTGATACAAGAAAAGTGCCAACATTTccatttaaaaatatattacaaAATAAGAACTTTCCATCTTTAAAAAAGCTTTGTATTAGCGGAGTTACAATGTCTTTGCAAGCTGATCAATTCGATTGGCTCACAAACACTCCTGCATTAAATGAACTTTGGCTAGAGAATAATAACAACGCGAAGCTATctcatttttttagtaCTATTAGAGATATTCACATTTGGGATGACTTGAAGAGGCTCACATTTCGtgaaaatagaaattatGACAAGGTATCTCTAGAGGCAAATAATAGAAGCTATTGCTACCTGTCTAATCTGAGATCTTTGGAGACACTTGATTTAATGGGTGGATCGATAACTGGTCTTGGATTAACAAGACTTTTCAGTTATTTTATGGATTGTAAAATCACCAAACTAAATTTGGGTGATTGCATGAATATTCAATTTACACTACTACCGCCATCGCATGCAATGGAAACAGCATTACAACCATCTTTTTTACTTTCATCATTACCAAACCTAAACAATTTACAGCTGCCTAAAATGGCAACTTTGGATGATGATGCAATAACTcttttctcaaaatttGCTCATCTTATGTCTTCAATGGATATACTTGATATATCTTTCAATCCATCGGTCACCGGAGTCTCTGTCTATTCATTTCTAAAAAACCTAAACACTTATAGAGAAAAAGCACTAGGTTTGCTTAATATTGATAACTGTAACAATATTTCACATATAACTGTTGGAACTATATTGGCTCAAGGGTTTGTCAACAAAGTTAGTTGTGTCTATGAGAGAGAACATTGGCACAACTTTGGAAGTAATTCTTTCAGATATATGGGCTGA